In Paraburkholderia phenazinium, the following are encoded in one genomic region:
- a CDS encoding GNAT family N-acetyltransferase: protein MNWKTLEFEQFTARELYLVMRARSAVFVVEQSHVCLDADGHDEQALHVFAVEDMSRPMPVMAYARIQPGDAEDPEVVIDKVLTSPARRGDGTAEMLIERVLQAIAERWAARVVRVTAPVSLRGFYEQFGFRKTEGPFLEHGVPFIGLTCQLRGARTALGSWRRERTAAPVASTFELL from the coding sequence ATGAACTGGAAAACGCTCGAATTCGAACAGTTCACGGCACGCGAGTTGTATCTGGTCATGCGTGCGCGCAGTGCGGTGTTCGTCGTCGAACAATCCCATGTGTGTCTCGATGCCGATGGGCACGACGAGCAGGCCCTGCATGTCTTCGCAGTCGAAGACATGTCCCGGCCCATGCCGGTGATGGCGTATGCGCGCATTCAGCCTGGCGACGCGGAAGATCCGGAAGTGGTGATCGACAAGGTGTTGACGAGTCCCGCGCGGCGCGGCGACGGCACGGCGGAAATGCTGATCGAGCGGGTGTTGCAGGCGATTGCCGAGCGTTGGGCGGCGCGCGTCGTCCGGGTCACCGCGCCGGTCAGCCTGCGCGGTTTCTACGAGCAGTTCGGCTTTCGCAAGACCGAAGGTCCGTTTCTCGAACATGGGGTGCCGTTCATCGGCCTCACCTGCCAGTTGCGCGGCGCGCGCACGGCCCTGGGAAGCTGGCGCCGCGAGCGCACTGCCGCGCCGGTGGCCAGCACCTTCGAACTGCTCTAA
- a CDS encoding acyl carrier protein, producing the protein MKTALRRILSESARLDVPPDTLADDADLYAAGLSSLATVHLMLAIEDEFDIEIPDRMLTRRLFSSIDSLAAAVSELQQAKAAA; encoded by the coding sequence ATGAAAACTGCACTGCGACGCATTCTTTCCGAGTCCGCACGTCTCGACGTGCCGCCCGACACCCTGGCGGACGACGCCGACCTCTACGCGGCGGGCCTGTCGTCGCTCGCGACCGTGCACCTGATGCTCGCGATCGAAGACGAGTTCGACATCGAGATTCCCGACCGCATGCTGACCCGCCGGCTCTTTTCCAGCATCGATTCGCTGGCCGCCGCGGTGAGCGAGCTACAACAGGCAAAGGCGGCCGCATGA